A window of Bacteroidota bacterium contains these coding sequences:
- the fabG gene encoding 3-oxoacyl-[acyl-carrier-protein] reductase codes for MKLLEGKTAIVTGASRGIGRGIAIMFAQQGANVAFTYLSSVEKGQALEQELAAFGVKAKGYRSDAADFAAAEKLVNDVVADFGTVDILVNNAGITRDTLLMRMSEQQWDEVINANLKSVFNLTKAVQKPMLKQRKGSIINMSSVVGVKGNAGQANYAASKAGIIGFSKSVALELGSRNIRCNVVAPGFIETEMTGALDPKVVDQWREGIPLKRGGSPDDIANATVFLASDMSAYITGQVLNVCGGMLT; via the coding sequence ATGAAACTTCTTGAAGGAAAAACGGCTATCGTTACCGGCGCATCGCGCGGAATTGGCCGTGGCATTGCCATTATGTTTGCCCAGCAGGGCGCCAATGTGGCATTTACTTACCTCTCGTCGGTTGAAAAAGGGCAGGCACTTGAACAGGAGCTTGCCGCTTTTGGCGTAAAAGCTAAAGGATACCGCTCGGATGCTGCTGATTTTGCCGCTGCCGAAAAATTAGTGAACGATGTGGTGGCCGATTTCGGTACGGTTGACATTCTGGTGAACAACGCCGGTATTACCCGCGATACCCTGCTTATGCGCATGAGCGAACAGCAGTGGGACGAGGTAATAAACGCCAACCTCAAATCGGTTTTCAACCTTACCAAAGCGGTACAAAAACCGATGCTGAAACAGCGCAAAGGCTCCATCATAAACATGAGCTCGGTGGTGGGCGTGAAAGGCAATGCCGGACAGGCCAACTACGCCGCTTCAAAAGCAGGCATTATCGGCTTCAGCAAGTCGGTGGCGCTTGAGCTTGGTTCGCGGAATATCCGCTGCAACGTGGTGGCTCCGGGCTTTATTGAAACCGAAATGACCGGCGCACTCGACCCGAAAGTGGTGGACCAGTGGCGCGAGGGTATTCCGCTTAAACGTGGCGGTTCGCCCGACGATATTGCCAATGCCACCGTATTTCTGGCATCCGACATGTCGGCCTACATTACCGGCCAGGTGCTGAATGTATGTGGTGGTATGCTTACCTGA
- a CDS encoding response regulator has product MLEKHGLCRNFGAFNSGRAGIFHLAQAQTLPDLILLELYLPGKGGIDFLERLQELPEEISSKTKVIVLTSWLNYRPLLIKQAFAFPQVIACLEKPLKTDVLLDAVMQVPETNSAIHF; this is encoded by the coding sequence ATGCTTGAGAAACACGGATTGTGCCGTAATTTCGGAGCCTTCAATTCGGGCCGGGCTGGTATTTTTCACCTTGCTCAGGCCCAAACACTTCCTGATCTTATTCTGCTGGAGTTGTATCTGCCCGGAAAAGGGGGTATCGACTTTCTGGAGCGGCTTCAGGAACTTCCGGAGGAAATCAGTTCAAAAACGAAAGTAATTGTACTTACTTCCTGGCTCAACTACAGGCCACTACTCATTAAACAGGCATTTGCCTTCCCTCAGGTGATAGCCTGCCTCGAAAAACCGCTCAAAACAGATGTACTGCTCGACGCAGTAATGCAGGTTCCTGAAACGAATTCTGCCATCCATTTTTAG
- a CDS encoding VOC family protein, giving the protein MRITALTISTAFIDECRRFYVERLGFTEHEVIGGSDGLAMQAGYTRFTLVPGTADARYHFAFNIKPDQLPDAAEWLQRKGVELIPSSNGQGNVIDFPDWKARSVYFFDPAGNIVELIARAAIPPAGNAPRFGAASLLGVSEIGLVTDDLAAYRDWLAGVHGIAGFVRQENTDAFTALGDDEGLILLVPPGREWYMGRFPAEKHPVSLVAENGGREIRLRLG; this is encoded by the coding sequence ATGCGCATCACGGCATTAACTATATCCACCGCTTTTATTGATGAATGCAGGCGTTTTTATGTAGAACGTCTCGGTTTCACGGAGCACGAAGTGATTGGCGGTAGCGACGGGCTGGCCATGCAGGCCGGTTACACACGTTTTACACTGGTGCCCGGCACGGCCGATGCACGCTATCATTTTGCATTCAACATAAAGCCCGATCAGCTTCCCGATGCGGCCGAATGGCTTCAGCGTAAGGGCGTAGAGCTTATTCCTTCGTCAAACGGACAGGGTAATGTGATTGATTTTCCGGACTGGAAAGCCCGGTCGGTTTATTTTTTCGATCCGGCGGGCAATATCGTTGAGTTAATTGCACGTGCAGCAATACCCCCGGCGGGCAATGCGCCCCGGTTTGGAGCGGCATCGCTGCTTGGTGTGAGTGAAATAGGACTTGTGACCGACGATCTGGCCGCATACCGCGACTGGCTTGCGGGAGTACACGGCATTGCCGGTTTTGTGCGACAGGAAAACACCGATGCTTTTACCGCATTGGGTGATGATGAAGGCCTGATTTTACTGGTTCCACCCGGCCGCGAGTGGTATATGGGGCGTTTTCCCGCTGAAAAGCATCCGGTTTCTCTTGTAGCAGAAAACGGAGGGAGAGAAATCAGGCTGAGGCTGGGTTAA
- a CDS encoding DUF2520 domain-containing protein, translating to MPELSGKKVVLLGAGNVAWHFGRALQKSGAEIVQVWSRSRAQASKLARLLGTQAAWGDMQVAAKAHLYLIAVKDDAIAQTVARIPKGSGMVVHTAGSVPLNVLEHAAVTHTGVLWPLQSLTAGHRIRFSKIPLCMEASSPAAAKVLGLFAHALSENVTRLSSVQRAHLHLAAVLVNNFSNHLFTLAEAITSAQQIPFHILHPLITETAEKIKHLAPARAQTGPALRHDKKVMQSHLQLLQNQKELQQLYKLLSSSIQHTHADL from the coding sequence ATGCCGGAATTGAGCGGAAAAAAAGTGGTGCTACTGGGTGCAGGCAATGTGGCCTGGCATTTCGGGCGCGCGCTGCAAAAATCAGGCGCCGAAATTGTGCAGGTGTGGAGCCGCAGCCGTGCACAAGCCTCAAAACTGGCCCGCCTGCTTGGCACGCAGGCCGCCTGGGGCGATATGCAGGTGGCTGCAAAGGCGCATTTATACCTCATTGCCGTAAAAGACGATGCAATTGCACAAACCGTTGCCCGTATTCCAAAAGGAAGTGGCATGGTTGTACACACCGCCGGCAGTGTACCACTTAATGTGCTGGAACATGCGGCTGTAACACATACCGGCGTGCTTTGGCCGCTGCAAAGTCTTACGGCCGGACATCGCATCCGGTTTTCAAAAATACCGCTGTGCATGGAGGCCTCTTCACCGGCGGCGGCAAAAGTACTGGGGCTGTTTGCACACGCACTTTCTGAAAATGTAACCAGGCTTAGTTCTGTACAACGCGCACACCTGCACCTGGCTGCGGTTTTGGTAAATAACTTCAGCAACCACCTTTTCACACTGGCCGAAGCAATTACCTCCGCACAACAAATCCCCTTCCACATCCTGCATCCGCTCATTACCGAAACCGCCGAAAAAATAAAACACCTCGCTCCTGCCCGCGCGCAAACCGGCCCGGCCCTGCGACACGATAAAAAGGTAATGCAAAGCCATCTTCAACTCCTGCAAAACCAGAAAGAACTACAGCAACTCTACAAGCTGCTAAGCAGCAGCATTCAACATACGCACGCTGACTTATGA
- a CDS encoding 3-deoxy-D-manno-octulosonate 8-phosphate phosphatase — protein sequence MTDNFKQRLNRIRAFAFDIDGVLTDGTVAIGSDNTVTRSFNTKDAHAITTAAKAGYTMAIISSAREETLRARLAGLGFEYIYLGSTDKEITLKEFAAETSLHYNDILYMGDDVPDLLAMRLAGVAACPHDAVHEIRAESIYISPFNGGRGCVRDVIEQVLRLHGKW from the coding sequence ATGACCGACAACTTCAAACAACGCCTCAACCGGATACGTGCTTTTGCTTTTGATATTGATGGTGTGCTTACCGACGGCACCGTGGCTATTGGTTCAGACAATACAGTTACGCGAAGTTTCAATACCAAAGATGCGCATGCCATTACCACAGCCGCCAAAGCAGGCTACACCATGGCTATTATCAGCAGTGCACGTGAGGAAACATTACGCGCACGCTTAGCCGGACTTGGCTTTGAATATATTTATCTCGGCAGCACCGATAAGGAAATTACGCTCAAGGAATTTGCCGCCGAAACCAGTCTGCACTACAACGATATTCTTTACATGGGCGATGATGTGCCCGATTTACTGGCCATGCGCCTTGCCGGTGTAGCCGCCTGTCCGCACGATGCCGTTCACGAAATCCGCGCCGAAAGCATTTATATTTCTCCGTTTAACGGCGGGCGTGGTTGTGTGCGCGATGTAATTGAACAGGTGTTGCGCCTGCACGGAAAATGGTAG
- the bshA gene encoding N-acetyl-alpha-D-glucosaminyl L-malate synthase BshA, with amino-acid sequence MKIGIVCYPTFGGSGVVATELGKALAAKGHEIHFITYSQPVRLDTFQANIFYHEVSVSDYPLFDYQPYELVLSSRMVDVVKNEKLDLLHVHYAIPHASAAYMAQQILKEEGIHLPFITTLHGTDITLVGRDASFEPVITFAINKSNAVTAVSDSLRQDTYSNFKVNREVEVIPNFIELSEYGQARSNCQRQMFAPNGERIMVHVSNFRKVKRVEDVLRVFDKVRKQIPTRLVLVGDGPERPQIEKLCRELNTCDEIRSLGKVMNPAEVLSVADLFILPSETESFGLSALEAMASHVPVISTNTGGLPEVNVQGFSGFLSNVGDVDEMAKNAIYILSDESRLQQFKANAFAQAQKFDLQIILPQYEALYERVLKGVPVL; translated from the coding sequence ATGAAAATCGGTATTGTATGTTATCCTACTTTCGGCGGATCGGGAGTTGTAGCCACAGAGCTGGGCAAGGCCCTTGCAGCCAAAGGTCACGAAATACATTTTATTACTTACAGCCAGCCGGTGAGGCTTGATACGTTTCAGGCCAATATTTTTTACCACGAAGTATCGGTGAGCGATTATCCGCTTTTTGATTACCAGCCTTACGAGTTAGTACTAAGCAGCCGCATGGTGGATGTGGTAAAAAACGAAAAGCTCGATCTGCTGCACGTGCATTATGCAATTCCGCACGCATCAGCCGCCTATATGGCGCAGCAAATTCTGAAAGAAGAAGGCATTCATCTCCCGTTTATTACCACACTTCACGGCACCGACATTACGCTGGTGGGCCGCGATGCGTCTTTTGAACCGGTAATTACCTTTGCCATCAACAAATCGAACGCAGTGACTGCAGTTTCCGATAGTTTGCGGCAAGACACCTACAGCAATTTTAAAGTGAACCGCGAAGTGGAGGTAATTCCCAACTTTATTGAACTGAGCGAATACGGACAGGCCCGGAGCAATTGCCAGCGCCAGATGTTTGCGCCCAATGGCGAACGCATTATGGTGCACGTATCAAACTTCCGCAAAGTGAAAAGGGTAGAAGATGTGTTGCGTGTGTTTGATAAGGTGCGCAAACAAATCCCTACACGCTTAGTGCTTGTGGGCGATGGCCCCGAACGCCCGCAAATAGAAAAACTTTGCCGCGAACTCAATACCTGCGATGAAATCCGCTCGCTCGGAAAGGTGATGAACCCTGCCGAAGTGCTTTCCGTGGCCGATTTATTTATTCTTCCTTCAGAAACGGAAAGTTTCGGACTCTCCGCACTCGAAGCCATGGCCTCTCACGTGCCTGTAATTTCTACAAATACCGGTGGTTTGCCGGAGGTAAACGTGCAGGGGTTCAGCGGTTTCCTGAGTAATGTAGGCGATGTGGACGAGATGGCTAAAAATGCCATCTATATTTTGTCGGACGAATCCCGACTGCAGCAATTCAAAGCCAATGCATTTGCTCAGGCACAGAAATTTGATTTGCAAATCATTTTGCCGCAGTACGAAGCACTTTATGAGCGTGTACTGAAAGGTGTTCCGGTGTTGTAA